A DNA window from Robbsia sp. KACC 23696 contains the following coding sequences:
- the terL gene encoding phage terminase large subunit produces MQSPQPSESSNSTISVEELERLVIRELCESDHLFFSRYFFKHRQGNKFLRNWHHRSICDVVQRVIDGTTKNVVINVPPGSSKTELVAVNLMARGLALNPRARFLHISYSDDLALLNSEAAREIVASYEYQSLWPLSIAADSKSKKRWNVMLDGKRAGGVYAVSLGGQITGFRAGHMAPGWQGAIIIDDPLKVEDAYSKANRDKANRKLVSTVKSRKANPDTPIIVIMQRLAEEDPTGFIKAGKVPGDWEFIEIPALIDDDYVARLPEHIRENVEVGEKDEDGRFSYWPYKEPLQDLLALEVADKYVFSGQYMQRPNPLGGGIIKPAKFTRYAILPKLKYRKIYADTAQKTAERNDYSVFQCWGMGQDNRIYLIDLIRGKWEAPELKRKAIDFWNKHLAIGVGDPDAPALRQMRVEDKASGTGLIQDIKSGGRVPIEGIERNKDKLTRVMDGVPQIDAGNVCIPEEAPWVSDFTQECEAFMPDDTHAHDDQIDPMLDAIADMLGGAQPIKVTTDALKQFARLGTTR; encoded by the coding sequence ATGCAGTCGCCGCAACCGTCCGAAAGCTCGAACTCGACTATTAGTGTTGAGGAGCTGGAACGGCTGGTAATTCGGGAGCTTTGCGAGTCAGACCATCTGTTTTTCTCCCGGTATTTCTTCAAGCACCGGCAGGGGAACAAGTTTCTCCGGAATTGGCACCATCGGTCGATCTGCGACGTCGTGCAGCGCGTAATCGACGGCACGACGAAGAACGTCGTAATCAATGTGCCGCCGGGCTCGTCCAAGACCGAGTTGGTCGCGGTCAACCTGATGGCGCGCGGACTGGCGCTCAACCCGCGTGCGCGCTTTCTGCACATCTCGTATTCGGACGATTTGGCGCTACTCAACTCCGAGGCGGCGCGCGAGATCGTGGCGTCGTACGAATACCAGTCGCTCTGGCCGCTGTCTATCGCAGCTGACTCGAAGTCGAAGAAGCGCTGGAACGTGATGCTGGACGGCAAGCGTGCCGGCGGTGTCTATGCCGTGTCCCTCGGCGGCCAGATCACCGGTTTCCGGGCCGGTCACATGGCGCCAGGGTGGCAAGGCGCGATCATCATCGATGACCCGCTCAAGGTCGAGGACGCATATAGCAAGGCGAATCGTGACAAGGCGAACCGCAAATTGGTTTCGACGGTCAAGAGCCGGAAAGCGAACCCGGACACGCCGATCATCGTGATCATGCAGCGCTTGGCCGAGGAAGACCCGACGGGCTTTATCAAGGCCGGGAAGGTACCGGGCGATTGGGAATTCATCGAGATTCCGGCGCTGATCGACGACGATTACGTTGCGCGGCTTCCGGAGCACATCCGCGAGAATGTCGAGGTAGGCGAGAAGGACGAGGACGGCCGGTTCAGCTACTGGCCGTACAAGGAGCCGCTGCAAGACCTGCTGGCATTGGAAGTCGCTGACAAGTACGTGTTCAGCGGCCAATACATGCAGCGGCCGAACCCGCTGGGCGGCGGCATCATCAAGCCGGCGAAGTTCACCCGCTACGCAATCTTGCCGAAGCTGAAATATCGGAAGATCTACGCGGACACGGCACAGAAGACGGCAGAGCGGAACGACTACAGCGTTTTTCAATGCTGGGGTATGGGCCAGGACAACCGGATCTATCTGATCGACCTCATCCGCGGGAAGTGGGAAGCGCCGGAGCTGAAGCGTAAAGCGATCGACTTTTGGAACAAGCATCTCGCCATCGGTGTCGGCGACCCGGACGCGCCTGCGCTGCGCCAGATGCGCGTCGAAGACAAGGCGAGCGGGACAGGCCTGATCCAGGACATCAAATCGGGCGGCCGCGTGCCGATCGAGGGCATTGAACGGAACAAGGACAAGCTCACCCGGGTAATGGACGGCGTGCCGCAGATCGACGCTGGAAACGTGTGCATCCCGGAGGAGGCGCCTTGGGTGAGCGACTTTACCCAAGAGTGCGAGGCGTTCATGCCCGACGACACGCACGCTCATGACGATCAGATCGATCCGATGCTGGATGCGATCGCGGACATGCTCGGCGGCGCGCAGCCGATCAAAGTCACCACCGACGCACTGAAACAATTCGCCAGACTGGGCACGACTCGATGA
- a CDS encoding DUF1073 domain-containing protein: MDAGFDARAAAGMGVIEDVSSAFGNGYAFPGFATLANWAQIPEFRRPAEVYAREMTRKWIKIQASGEVDKTQKIKRIEAEFKRLNVQAVFREAIQQDGQFGRSQIFIDTGAPIAKQNSGELKMELVESAAKVGKGSIQRLTVVEPIWSYPNRYNADNPLDPTFYKPTSWFVMGTEVHSSRLLTIITRDVPDILKPAYAFSGLSLAQMMKPYVDNWLRTRQSVSDLVHAFTVWTLKTDMSQIMTPDGLTEFFNRLQMFNLARDNHGVNAINKDSEDFDNISVPLGGLDKLQAQSQEQQCAPSGLPLVYLTGITPAGLNASSEGEIEVFQDTASANQEIYTPAVSKILNLVQLSLFGEIDPDIGFIWNPMRVVSEVEQATIRKTNAETDQVLIEAAVLLPEESRKRIANEEDSPYSGLDLTQELPEPVTSGGEPGPNEEGLDPYENEPQAESSHEAALAD, from the coding sequence ATGGATGCCGGCTTCGACGCTCGCGCCGCTGCCGGCATGGGCGTCATCGAGGACGTCAGCTCGGCGTTCGGTAACGGCTACGCGTTTCCTGGTTTCGCGACGCTGGCCAACTGGGCGCAGATCCCGGAGTTTCGTCGGCCCGCCGAGGTCTACGCGCGCGAAATGACGCGCAAGTGGATCAAGATCCAGGCGTCTGGCGAAGTCGACAAGACGCAGAAGATCAAGCGCATCGAGGCTGAATTCAAGCGGCTGAACGTGCAGGCAGTTTTCCGCGAAGCGATCCAGCAAGACGGGCAGTTTGGACGCTCGCAGATCTTCATCGATACGGGCGCACCGATCGCCAAGCAAAACAGCGGCGAGCTCAAGATGGAACTCGTCGAGTCGGCGGCGAAGGTCGGCAAGGGCTCCATACAGCGCCTGACGGTCGTCGAGCCGATCTGGAGCTACCCGAACCGGTACAACGCCGACAATCCGCTCGATCCGACGTTTTACAAGCCGACGAGCTGGTTCGTAATGGGCACCGAGGTGCATTCCAGCCGTCTGCTGACCATCATCACGCGCGATGTGCCGGATATCCTGAAGCCGGCGTACGCGTTCTCCGGGCTGTCGCTGGCCCAGATGATGAAGCCGTACGTCGACAACTGGTTGCGTACGCGCCAGTCGGTCTCCGACCTGGTGCATGCGTTCACGGTCTGGACGCTCAAGACCGACATGTCGCAGATCATGACGCCGGACGGGCTGACGGAGTTCTTCAACCGGCTCCAGATGTTCAACTTGGCCCGTGACAATCACGGCGTCAACGCGATCAACAAGGATTCCGAGGATTTCGATAATATCTCGGTCCCGCTCGGTGGCTTGGACAAGCTGCAGGCGCAGTCGCAAGAGCAGCAGTGCGCGCCGTCAGGCTTGCCGCTGGTCTACCTGACCGGCATCACGCCGGCCGGGCTGAATGCGTCGAGCGAAGGCGAAATCGAGGTGTTTCAAGACACCGCCTCCGCGAACCAGGAGATCTACACGCCCGCCGTGTCGAAAATCCTGAATTTGGTGCAGTTATCGCTGTTCGGGGAGATCGATCCAGATATCGGCTTCATCTGGAACCCGATGCGAGTGGTCAGCGAGGTCGAGCAGGCAACGATTCGAAAGACGAATGCCGAGACGGATCAGGTGCTGATCGAAGCGGCCGTGTTGCTGCCGGAAGAGTCGCGTAAGCGTATCGCCAACGAGGAGGATTCGCCGTACAGCGGGCTGGATCTCACTCAGGAACTGCCGGAACCGGTCACGAGCGGTGGCGAGCCTGGGCCGAACGAAGAAGGCCTGGACCCGTACGAGAATGAGCCGCAGGCGGAGAGCTCCCATGAAGCTGCGCTCGCCGACTAA
- a CDS encoding phage minor head protein gives MSRRRRAPMKLRSPTKKAIVLPALHPNAGLRAAYQKQLDRLIDEMHVSLLYWLKASYRANAPEIAQDASPAMALRQAVQRLSSRWQKRFDDAAPELAKYFTKRAASTTDAALKGALKKAGFTVEFSMTKVTNDVMQATIGEQIGLIKSIASKHLADVQGMVMRSVSAGRDLGTLTQELEQRYAITKRRAAFIALDQNNKATASMMRVRQEALGLDEAKWLHSHGGKHPRKSHLAVDGKRYNVKKGMYIDGEYVWPGQKPGCRCISQCVIPGIDE, from the coding sequence ATGAGCCGCAGGCGGAGAGCTCCCATGAAGCTGCGCTCGCCGACTAAGAAAGCGATCGTCCTGCCGGCGTTGCACCCCAATGCGGGATTGCGCGCCGCGTATCAAAAGCAGTTGGACCGGCTGATCGACGAGATGCACGTCAGCCTGCTGTATTGGCTGAAAGCGTCCTATCGCGCCAATGCGCCCGAGATCGCGCAGGATGCCAGTCCGGCCATGGCGCTGCGCCAAGCGGTGCAACGGCTGTCGAGCCGGTGGCAGAAGCGGTTCGACGATGCGGCGCCGGAATTGGCGAAGTACTTCACGAAGCGCGCGGCCAGCACCACAGACGCGGCCCTAAAGGGTGCGCTGAAGAAAGCCGGGTTCACGGTCGAGTTCTCGATGACGAAAGTCACGAACGACGTGATGCAGGCGACCATTGGCGAGCAGATCGGCCTGATCAAATCAATCGCATCGAAGCACCTGGCCGACGTCCAGGGCATGGTGATGCGTAGCGTCAGCGCGGGCCGCGATCTGGGCACGCTGACCCAGGAACTCGAGCAGCGTTACGCAATCACCAAGCGCCGCGCAGCGTTCATCGCGCTCGATCAAAACAACAAGGCGACCGCGAGCATGATGCGGGTGCGCCAGGAAGCGCTGGGTCTAGACGAGGCAAAGTGGCTGCACAGCCACGGCGGGAAGCATCCGCGGAAGTCCCACCTAGCGGTTGATGGGAAGCGCTACAACGTCAAGAAAGGGATGTACATCGACGGCGAGTACGTCTGGCCGGGGCAGAAACCCGGTTGCAGGTGCATCAGCCAGTGCGTTATTCCGGGGATCGACGAATGA